The proteins below are encoded in one region of Thioalkalivibrio sp. K90mix:
- a CDS encoding DUF255 domain-containing protein, translating into MDEHKSLAVTTIGGWTSSVVGLVLLGLAGTASAQGAAGPAEAPDNGPDNGFEVDDYPEGSQIDWQSWDSELFEESKERERPIFFYFHGQWCTWCRDFQDESLENPDVVDTIDRHYIPVLVDLDERADLFRRYGGRGLPFVVIVNHEDEMLTRFTGHVNPRDLQGILEAQRDMFSVTGREITPDDAAINDLSAFREMLDEVYDSSAHRLSGSAAFGTLSKRPQPWTYRFLLDEEDWEERMPAMLDQIAADLYDGVEGGFFFFHDWDQRDPVLALETSKRLDQNAAFLWLYAEAYERFGEEHHAEFARGIRDYLRDQLWDEEQSRFGNSQYADRDYYQLDPGERLETDPPRVDRNTYADTSGQAIAALANMARVMEDEDTLDWAREAMQALDRYLGTEAGFLHGLTADGRPAMEGYLPAQIWPEIARIELARAIEALEGEKPDLPDPVAALDRLEPFFDEELEAHAERVGSDLEPWSETRSQAALAWWLHRLPEEVVEESHIDPEKVRARLHIEPGSDPDDVAIGFQALRTGIPGLDD; encoded by the coding sequence ATGGACGAGCACAAATCCCTTGCAGTCACCACCATCGGCGGATGGACCAGTTCCGTCGTGGGCCTTGTTCTGCTGGGCCTTGCGGGCACTGCTAGTGCCCAAGGTGCGGCCGGGCCCGCCGAGGCCCCGGATAACGGGCCCGACAACGGTTTCGAGGTGGATGACTACCCGGAAGGTTCGCAGATCGACTGGCAATCCTGGGACAGTGAACTGTTCGAGGAGTCGAAGGAGCGCGAACGGCCGATTTTCTTCTATTTCCACGGGCAGTGGTGCACCTGGTGCCGCGACTTCCAGGACGAGTCGCTGGAGAACCCCGACGTGGTCGACACGATCGACCGGCACTACATTCCGGTTCTGGTCGACCTCGACGAGCGTGCTGACCTGTTTCGCCGCTACGGCGGTCGTGGCCTGCCGTTCGTGGTGATCGTGAACCACGAGGACGAAATGCTGACCCGCTTTACCGGGCACGTGAACCCGCGCGACCTGCAGGGCATCCTGGAGGCCCAGCGCGACATGTTTTCTGTCACCGGGCGCGAGATCACGCCGGACGATGCCGCGATCAACGATCTTTCCGCCTTCCGCGAGATGCTCGACGAGGTCTACGACAGCTCCGCCCACCGGCTGAGCGGGAGCGCGGCGTTCGGTACCCTGAGCAAGCGCCCGCAGCCCTGGACCTATCGCTTCCTGCTCGACGAGGAGGACTGGGAAGAGCGCATGCCTGCCATGCTCGACCAGATCGCCGCCGACCTGTACGACGGCGTGGAAGGCGGGTTCTTCTTCTTCCACGACTGGGACCAGCGCGATCCGGTTCTGGCGCTCGAGACTTCCAAGCGGCTGGACCAGAACGCCGCATTCCTCTGGCTGTACGCCGAGGCCTACGAGCGCTTCGGCGAGGAACATCACGCCGAATTCGCACGCGGAATCCGCGACTATCTGCGCGACCAGCTCTGGGACGAAGAACAATCACGCTTCGGCAACAGCCAGTACGCGGATCGCGACTACTACCAGCTCGACCCGGGCGAACGGCTGGAGACCGATCCCCCGCGGGTGGATCGCAACACCTATGCAGATACCTCCGGCCAGGCAATCGCCGCCCTGGCCAACATGGCCCGGGTCATGGAGGACGAAGACACCCTCGACTGGGCACGCGAGGCCATGCAAGCCCTGGACCGGTACCTGGGCACGGAGGCCGGCTTTCTCCATGGCCTCACCGCTGATGGCCGCCCGGCGATGGAGGGCTACCTGCCCGCCCAGATCTGGCCGGAGATCGCTCGCATCGAATTGGCCCGCGCGATCGAGGCGCTGGAGGGCGAAAAACCCGATCTGCCCGATCCAGTCGCCGCGCTGGACCGCCTGGAGCCGTTCTTTGACGAGGAGCTCGAGGCGCACGCCGAGCGTGTCGGATCGGACCTTGAACCGTGGTCGGAGACGCGCAGTCAGGCCGCACTGGCCTGGTGGCTGCACCGTCTGCCGGAAGAGGTCGTGGAAGAATCCCACATCGATCCGGAGAAGGTTCGCGCGCGGCTGCACATCGAACCCGGCTCTGACCCCGACGACGTGGCTATCGGTTTCCAGGCCCTGCGCACCGGCATCCCGGGACTGGACGACTGA
- a CDS encoding IS256 family transposase, translated as MAHDTTENPNGPEDPLTDLLRRGARDLIQQAVEAELRTFMETYAEDRMPDGRRAVVRNGYQPQRRVQTGIGDVPVQVPKTRDRSGGGRHFTSSLLPPYLRRARSVEELLPWLYLKGVSSGDFQEALSALLGEQAQGLSASTLGRLKQQWLTEHAEWRERDLRAYRYSYWWADGIHFNLRGEDDERACVLVIIGVLPDGTKEFVALDDGMRESEQSWYELLVRLRDHQGLANGPKLAIGDGALGFWKALARVYPDTRRQRCWVHKTANVLNRLPKRSQPKAKSALQAIWMAETRADAEQAFDAFLTAYGDKYPKAAETLAKDREDLLAFYDFPAAHWQSIRTTNPIESTFATVRLRTDKTRGCVTRNTVLSLTFKLGQSTQKRWRRLRGYEWLDKLERGVKFIDGIEQTEPTNDEASSITDRSAA; from the coding sequence ATGGCTCACGATACGACAGAGAACCCGAACGGACCAGAGGACCCGTTGACCGATCTGCTGCGCCGCGGGGCGCGGGATCTGATCCAGCAAGCGGTGGAGGCAGAGTTGCGGACGTTCATGGAGACCTACGCGGAGGATCGCATGCCGGACGGTCGCCGGGCGGTCGTACGCAATGGCTATCAGCCCCAGCGCCGGGTTCAGACCGGCATCGGCGATGTACCGGTGCAGGTGCCGAAGACCCGGGATCGGTCCGGCGGTGGCCGGCACTTCACGTCGAGCCTGCTGCCCCCGTATCTGCGCCGGGCGCGCTCGGTCGAGGAGCTGCTGCCCTGGCTCTATCTCAAGGGGGTGTCCTCGGGCGACTTCCAGGAGGCGCTGAGCGCGCTGCTGGGCGAGCAGGCCCAGGGGCTGTCGGCCTCGACACTGGGCCGCCTCAAGCAGCAGTGGCTGACCGAGCACGCCGAATGGCGCGAGCGTGATCTCCGCGCCTACCGCTACAGCTACTGGTGGGCGGACGGTATCCACTTCAACCTGCGCGGGGAGGACGACGAACGCGCCTGTGTGCTGGTCATCATCGGGGTCCTGCCCGACGGGACCAAGGAGTTTGTTGCCCTCGACGACGGGATGCGCGAGTCCGAGCAGAGCTGGTACGAACTGCTGGTGCGCCTGCGGGATCATCAGGGCCTCGCGAACGGCCCGAAGCTCGCCATCGGCGATGGCGCGCTGGGCTTCTGGAAGGCCCTGGCCCGGGTCTACCCGGACACCCGCCGCCAGCGCTGCTGGGTCCACAAGACCGCCAATGTGCTGAACCGGCTGCCCAAGCGCAGTCAGCCCAAGGCCAAGTCCGCCTTGCAGGCGATCTGGATGGCCGAGACCCGCGCCGACGCCGAACAGGCCTTCGACGCCTTCCTGACCGCCTACGGCGACAAGTACCCGAAAGCCGCCGAGACGCTGGCCAAGGACCGGGAAGACCTGCTCGCGTTCTACGACTTCCCAGCCGCGCACTGGCAGTCGATCCGGACCACCAATCCGATCGAATCGACCTTCGCCACCGTGCGGCTGCGCACCGACAAGACCCGGGGCTGCGTGACCCGCAACACCGTCTTGAGCCTGACGTTCAAGCTCGGTCAGAGCACGCAGAAGCGCTGGCGTCGGCTCCGGGGTTACGAATGGCTCGACAAGCTCGAGCGCGGGGTCAAGTTCATCGACGGCATCGAGCAGACCGAACCGACCAACGACGAGGCATCCTCCATCACCGACCGGAGCGCCGCCTGA
- the prfB gene encoding peptide chain release factor 2 (programmed frameshift), with translation MELNPLYTQIDDLKGRLEGLRGYLDYPVKEERLEEVQRELENPDIWNDPDRAQALGKERAQLENIVVNIREIGTQLDDSRDLLEMAEADDDAETASAVEADVEALTARVEALEFRRMFSGDMDEANAYLDIQAGSGGTEAQDWANILLRMYLRWAEAHGFKTEIIELSEGEVAGIKSATVRIEGEYAFGWLRTETGVHRLVRKSPFDSGNRRHTSFASVFASPEVDDSFEIEINPADLRVDTYRASGAGGQHVNRTESAIRITHEPSGIVVACQNDRSQHKNRDTAMKQLKAKLYEMEIQKRNAEKQAAEDAKSDIGWGSQIRSYVLDQSRIKDLRTGVEVGNTQAVLDGDLDQFIEASLKSGL, from the exons ATGGAACTGAATCCGCTGTATACCCAGATTGATGACCTGAAAGGCCGCCTGGAAGGCCTTAGGGGGTATCTT GACTACCCGGTCAAGGAAGAACGCCTAGAAGAGGTCCAGCGCGAGCTGGAAAACCCGGATATCTGGAATGACCCGGACCGGGCCCAGGCGCTGGGCAAGGAACGCGCCCAGCTCGAGAACATCGTCGTCAACATCCGCGAGATTGGCACGCAGCTGGATGACAGCCGCGACCTGCTGGAGATGGCCGAGGCCGATGACGATGCCGAGACCGCATCGGCGGTGGAGGCCGACGTCGAAGCCCTGACCGCGCGGGTCGAGGCGCTGGAGTTCCGGCGTATGTTCTCCGGCGATATGGACGAGGCCAACGCCTATCTCGACATCCAGGCCGGTTCCGGCGGCACCGAAGCCCAGGATTGGGCCAACATCCTGCTGCGCATGTACCTGCGCTGGGCCGAGGCCCACGGCTTCAAGACCGAGATCATCGAGCTTTCCGAGGGCGAGGTCGCCGGCATCAAGAGCGCGACCGTGCGCATCGAAGGCGAGTACGCCTTTGGCTGGCTACGCACCGAGACCGGCGTGCACCGCCTGGTGCGCAAGTCGCCGTTCGACTCCGGCAACCGCCGGCACACCTCGTTTGCCTCGGTGTTCGCCTCGCCGGAGGTGGACGACAGCTTCGAGATCGAGATCAACCCGGCCGATCTGCGCGTGGATACCTACCGCGCCTCCGGGGCGGGCGGGCAGCACGTCAACCGGACCGAGTCCGCGATCCGCATTACTCACGAGCCCTCCGGCATCGTGGTGGCCTGCCAGAACGACCGTTCGCAGCACAAAAACCGCGATACGGCGATGAAGCAGCTGAAGGCCAAGCTCTACGAGATGGAGATCCAGAAGCGCAACGCCGAGAAGCAGGCGGCCGAGGATGCCAAGTCCGATATCGGCTGGGGCAGCCAGATCCGCTCCTATGTGCTCGACCAGTCGCGGATCAAGGACCTGCGCACCGGCGTGGAGGTCGGCAACACCCAGGCCGTGCTCGACGGCGACCTGGACCAGTTCATCGAAGCCAGCCTGAAGAGTGGGCTGTAA
- the lysS gene encoding lysine--tRNA ligase → MTEITDENKLIAQRRAKLNELREAGPAFPNDFRRDALAADLHAAHDATEGEALEGQGIRVTVAGRMIGKRVMGKASFVRLRDQSGDIQLFAQRDSLPEGVYAAFKHWDLGDIVGGQGTLFKTKTGELTVQLDELRLLTKSLRPLPEKFHGLTDQEQRYRQRYVDLITSPDSRELFRTRTRIVRYIREYFEREDFIEVETPMMQVIPGGATARPFATHHNALDMPLYLRIAPELYLKRLVVGGFEKVFEINRNFRNEGLSTRHNPEFTMLEFYEAFVDYHALMDRTETLLRGLCEDVLGTTTIEYQGETYDFGQPFTRMTVREAILAHNPEISSEDLADIDKVRAHCERLEIPIKQSFGLGKLWTEIFEYTAENKLRHPTFITAYPTEVSPLARRNDDDPFVTDRFELFVGGREIANGFSELNDPEDQAERFQAQVAEKDAGDDEAMHYDADYIRALEYGLPPTAGEGIGIDRLVMLLTNSPSIRDVLLFPHLRPEA, encoded by the coding sequence ATGACCGAGATTACCGACGAGAACAAGCTGATCGCCCAGCGTCGTGCGAAGTTGAACGAGCTGCGCGAGGCCGGCCCGGCCTTCCCCAACGACTTCCGCCGCGATGCCCTGGCGGCCGATCTGCACGCCGCGCATGACGCCACCGAAGGCGAGGCGCTGGAGGGGCAGGGGATCCGCGTGACCGTGGCCGGGCGCATGATCGGCAAGCGCGTAATGGGCAAGGCGAGCTTTGTCCGCCTGCGCGACCAGTCCGGGGACATCCAGCTGTTCGCTCAGCGCGACAGCCTGCCGGAGGGCGTCTACGCGGCCTTCAAGCACTGGGACCTGGGCGACATCGTCGGCGGGCAGGGCACGCTGTTCAAGACGAAGACCGGGGAGCTGACGGTGCAGCTGGACGAGCTGCGCCTGCTGACCAAGAGCCTGCGCCCGCTGCCGGAGAAGTTTCACGGGCTGACCGACCAGGAACAGCGTTATCGTCAGCGCTACGTGGACCTGATCACCAGCCCGGACAGCCGCGAGCTGTTCCGCACCCGTACCCGGATCGTGCGCTACATCCGCGAATACTTCGAGCGCGAGGACTTCATCGAGGTGGAGACCCCGATGATGCAGGTGATTCCCGGGGGCGCGACCGCGCGGCCGTTCGCCACCCATCACAATGCGCTGGACATGCCGCTGTACTTGCGCATCGCGCCGGAGCTGTATCTGAAGCGCCTGGTGGTCGGTGGCTTCGAGAAGGTCTTCGAGATCAATCGCAATTTCCGCAACGAGGGGCTGTCCACCCGGCACAACCCCGAGTTCACCATGCTCGAGTTCTACGAGGCGTTCGTGGACTACCACGCGCTGATGGACCGCACCGAGACGCTGCTGCGCGGGCTGTGCGAGGACGTGCTGGGCACGACCACCATCGAGTACCAGGGCGAGACCTACGATTTCGGCCAGCCGTTCACGCGGATGACCGTGCGCGAGGCGATCCTCGCGCACAACCCGGAGATCAGCAGCGAGGACCTGGCGGATATCGACAAGGTACGCGCCCACTGCGAGCGCCTGGAAATCCCGATCAAGCAGAGCTTCGGCCTCGGCAAGCTGTGGACCGAGATCTTCGAATACACCGCCGAAAACAAACTGCGCCACCCGACCTTCATCACCGCGTATCCGACCGAGGTCTCGCCGCTGGCGCGGCGCAACGACGACGACCCGTTCGTGACCGACCGCTTCGAGCTGTTCGTCGGCGGGCGCGAGATCGCCAACGGCTTCTCCGAGCTCAACGACCCCGAGGACCAGGCCGAACGCTTCCAGGCCCAGGTCGCGGAGAAGGACGCCGGCGACGACGAGGCGATGCACTATGACGCCGACTACATCCGCGCCCTGGAATACGGCCTGCCGCCCACCGCCGGCGAGGGCATCGGCATCGACCGCCTGGTGATGCTGCTGACCAACAGCCCGTCCATCCGCGACGTGCTGCTGTTCCCGCACCTGCGCCCGGAGGCCTGA
- a CDS encoding PepSY domain-containing protein, which translates to MKPTLRCTLASTLLFGLLLLSPAQADSLPLDTVERILEIGKEYGVSSYKEIEAKGDDRFELEGWKASERRIAVKFDLDGRILEEETKRGSNRKRGLTDAEILQAVAIAQEHGMKRFEEIELDERDRIEIEGRTDDGTELELKLERRSYTVLEVDRD; encoded by the coding sequence ATGAAACCGACTTTGCGCTGTACCCTTGCCTCCACCCTGCTGTTCGGGCTGCTGCTTCTATCCCCAGCGCAGGCGGACTCCCTGCCGCTCGACACCGTCGAACGCATCCTCGAGATCGGGAAGGAATACGGCGTTTCCAGCTACAAGGAGATCGAGGCAAAGGGTGACGACCGCTTCGAACTGGAAGGCTGGAAGGCAAGCGAACGCCGCATCGCGGTCAAGTTCGATCTCGACGGGCGCATCCTGGAAGAAGAGACCAAACGCGGCTCCAATCGCAAGCGCGGGCTGACCGATGCCGAGATCCTGCAAGCGGTGGCCATTGCCCAAGAACACGGCATGAAACGGTTCGAGGAGATCGAACTGGACGAGCGTGATCGCATCGAGATTGAAGGACGCACAGATGATGGCACCGAGCTGGAGCTAAAGCTGGAACGTCGCAGCTATACCGTGCTGGAAGTCGACCGCGACTGA